The Pan troglodytes isolate AG18354 chromosome 1, NHGRI_mPanTro3-v2.0_pri, whole genome shotgun sequence genome includes a region encoding these proteins:
- the LOC129138041 gene encoding PRAME family member 10-like — protein MSLQSPSRLLELAGQSLLRNQFLTIFTLDELPREVFPLMFMEAFSMRRFEALKLMVQAWPFLCLPLGSLMKTPHLETLQAVLRGLDTLVAQKVRPRRWKLQVLDLRDVDENFWTIWSGARVLSCSPEAMSKRQTVEDCPRMGERQPLKVFIDLCLKESTLDECLSYLCGWIHYRRGLVHLCCNKVQNYSMSTSSFCNLLERIYPDSIQELEVWKESSLNKTGKFAPYLSQMSNLRELFLAFGYERELYVSIQWPCIPDLDSPFLCLYYPQMLYIKKISNIKEHLEHLLRYLKNPLGAFIFSDAYLIDRDMECLSQYPSLSQLKELRLIHILMWTTNLEPLGVLLEKVAVTLKTLVLKDCRIQDPQLRVLLPALSHCSQLTTFNFHGNETSMNALKDLLRHTGGLSKLGLELYPAPLESLDYKGHVNWEILTPIRAELMRTLREFRQPKRIFFGPVPCPTCGSWPSEKVDFHLCF, from the exons atGAGCCTCCAGTCCCCATCCAGACTGCTGGAGCTGGCAGGGCAGAGCCTGCTGAGGAACCAGTTCTTGACCATCTTCACCCTGGATGAGCTGCCCAGGGAGGTCTTCCCTCTGATGTTCATGGAGGCCTTCAGCATGAGACGTTTTGAGGCCCTGAAGctgatggtgcaggcctggcccttcctctgcctccctctgggATCCCTGATGAAGACACCTCATCTGGAGACCTTGCAAGCTGTCCTGAGGGGACTTGATACACTGGTGGCCCAGAAGGTTCGCCCCAG GAGGTGGAAACTTCAAGTGCTGGATTTGCGGGATGTTGATGAGAATTTCTGGACCATATGGTCTGGAGCCAGGGTCCTCTCCTGCTCCCCAGAGGCCATGAGTAAGAGGCAGACAGTGGAGGACTGTCCAAGGATGGGAGAGCGCCAGCCCTTGAAGGTGTTCATAGACCTCTGCCTAAAGGAAAGTACACTGGATGAATGCCTGAGCTACCTTTGTGGGTGGATCCACTACAGAAGAGGCCTAGTGCACCTGTGCTGTAATAAGGTGCAGAATTACTCAATGTCCACTTCAAGTTTCTGCAATTTATTGGAAAGGATATACCCAGACAGTATCCAGGAGTTGGAAGTCTGGAAAGAGTCCTCTCTGAATAAAACAGGAAAGTTTGCCCCTTACCTGAGCCAGATGAGCAATCTTCGTGAACTCTTTTTAGCCTTCGGTTATGAGCGTGAGTTATACGTGAGCATCCAGTGGCCGTGCATTCCTGACTTGGACTCTCCATTCCTCTGCCTGTACTACCCCCAGAtgctttatataaaaaagatCAGTAATATCAAAGAGCACCTGGAGCACCTGCTCAG GTACCTCAAGAACCCCTTGGGGGCCTTTATATTCAGTGATGCTTACCTAATTGATCGGGACATGGAGTGTCTGTCTCAGTACCCAAGCCTCAGTCAGCTAAAGGAGCTGCGTCTGATTCATATCCTAATGTGGACCACCAATCTTGAGCCCCTTGGCGTTCTGCTGGAGAAAGTTGCTGTTACTCTCAAGACCCTCGTCTTAAAGGACTGTCGGATCCAGGACCCCCAACTCAGGGTCCTCCTGCCTGccctgagccactgttcccagctcaCCACCTTCAACTTTCATGGAAATGAGACCTCCATGAATGCTCTGAAAGACCTGCTGCGTCACACAGGTGGGCTGAGCAAGTTAGGCCTGGAGTTGTATCCTGCCCCTCTGGAGAGTCTTGACTACAAGGGTCATGTCAATTGGGAGATCCTCACCCCAATTCGGGCTGAGCTGATGCGTACACTCAGGGAATTCAGGCAGCCCAAGAGGATCTTCTTTGGTCCCGTCCCTTGCCCTACGTGTGGCTCATGGCCATCTGAGAAAGTGGACTTCCATCTTTGCTTCTAG
- the LOC112207730 gene encoding heterogeneous nuclear ribonucleoprotein C-like 1, protein MASNVTNKMDPHSMNSRVFIGNLNTLVKKSDVEVIFSKYGKIAGCSVHKGFAFVQYDKEKNARAAVAGEDGRMIADQVVDINLAAEPKVNRGNAGVKRSAAEMYGSSFDLDYGFQRHYYDGMYSFPARVPPPPAMALAVVPSKRQRVSGNTSRRGKSGFNSKSGKRGSSKSGKLKGDDLQAIKQELTQIKQKVDSLLENLEKIEKEQSKQEVEVKNAKSEEEQSSSSMKNDETHVKMESEGGADDSVEEGDLLYDDDNEDQGDNQLELIKDDEKGAEEGEDNRDSTNGQDDS, encoded by the coding sequence ATGGCCAGCAACGTTACCAACAAGATGGATCCTCACTCCATGAACTCCCGTGTGTTCATTGGGAATCTCAACACTCTTGTCAAGAAATCAGATGTGGAGGTGATCTTTTCCAAGTATGGCAAAATTGCAGGCTGCTCTGTTCATAAGGGCTTTGCCTTCGTTCAATATGATAAGGAGAAAAATGCCCGGGCTGCTGTAGCAGGAGAGGATGGCAGAATGATTGCTGACCAAGTTGTAGATATTAACCTGGCTGCAGAGCCAAAAGTGAATCGAGGAAACGCAGGTGTGAAACGATCAGCAGCAGAGATGTACGGCTCCTCTTTTGACTTGGACTATGGCTTTCAACGGCATTATTATGATGGGATGTACAGTTTCCCAGCACGTGTACCTCCTCCTCCTGCTATGGCATTGGCTGTAGTGCCCTCGAAACGTCAGCGCGTATCAGGAAACACCTCACGAAGGGGCAAAAGTGGCTTCAATTCTAAGAGTGGAAAGCGGGGATCTTCCAAGTCTGGAAAGCTGAAAGGAGATGACCTTCAGGCCATTAAGCAGGAGTTGACCCAGATAAAACAGAAAGTGGATTCTCTCCTGGAAAACctggaaaaaattgaaaaggaacagAGCAAACAAGAGGTAGAGGTGAAAAATGCTAAGTCAGAAGAGGAGCAGAGCAGTAGCTCCATGAAGAACGATGAGACACATGTGAAGATGGAGTCTGAGGGGGGTGCAGATGACTCTGTTGAGGAGGGGGACCTACtgtatgatgatgataatgaagatCAGGGGGACAACCAGCTGGAGTTGATCAAGGATGATGAAAaaggggctgaggaaggagaggataaCAGAGACAGCACCAATGGCCAGGATGACTCTTAA